One genomic region from Bacillus alveayuensis encodes:
- a CDS encoding hypothetical protein (product_source=Hypo-rule applied; transmembrane_helix_parts=Outside_1_4,TMhelix_5_22,Inside_23_73) yields the protein MTKKVAVAFLIFATMFGFAWLMHENTKRIYVDTFEKQLIPEQMNTDATISTYVENQVVFERFGPREYIRIMSQ from the coding sequence ATGACGAAAAAAGTCGCAGTGGCTTTTTTAATATTTGCCACGATGTTTGGATTTGCATGGCTAATGCATGAAAATACAAAGCGGATTTATGTAGATACCTTTGAAAAACAACTAATACCAGAACAGATGAACACAGATGCAACGATTTCAACATATGTTGAAAATCAAGTTGTTTTCGAGCGCTTCGGACCGAGAGAATATATTCGCATTATGTCACAATAA